The genomic region TTCGGAAAAGGTGGATTTGGGCATAAACTGGTTTGTGAATGGTTCGGTTGGAAATGGagacaggaaatgaggaagACATGGATTTTGAAGGGTGGACGCCAgctgggagaggaagagggaaaggacgtggaagaaataaaatagatgaaGGAAAGGGAATTGGTGATATTCAAGGTAGCAAGCGAGAATTGGAAGGAAGTagttcagaagaagaaaggataGTTGGGAGGAAAGTTATGAgggaggaatttaaaataatattaaaacttaATAACGAGGAAGAACAGGATAACATCAGCCCCATTGTGTTGTCAagagagataaaaaagaaaattggagatgttgaaatggtaaaGATTTTGAGAGATGGAAACTTATTGGTAGTTtgtaaaactgaagaacaaaagaacaaggctttaaaggtggataatatctgcaagaaaacggtgttggagaaaaaaattatgggagaaaataaaaaaattagaggAGTGATTTATGGGATCCCTCTAGATGAAGATCTTGATAAAATTAAGAGAAGTATTATTGGTGCAAAAGTGAATAACTTGAAGagattgtcaaaaacaataaatggagcAAAAGTAGGAAGTATGTCAATCTTCATTGAATTTGACAAAAAAGAGTTgccacaaaacattaaaataggtTATCTTAGCTTTCAGGTTAGACCTTATATCCCTCCACCACTTCGTTGTTtcaaaggtcaaaggtcacataGCAATGGACACATAGCAGCAGTTTGtaaagggaagcagagatgtccaaaatgtggtgaagatcacaagtttgaagaatgtaaagaagaagtacaagaaaaatgttgtaactgtggagggcaacatagagttacgtatggaggatgtgaagtaaggaagaaggcaaaagaaatcatacagattaaaatgactaaaaacataagctatgcagaagcagttaaaaatgtgaaggaacagaaaacaagaaagattgaACAAATAGCGAATCAAATTCACagcaaagcaaagaaaatgttacaatatcaGTAGAAACACTAATATTATTCGTAGCATATGTTATCAACTGTACTGACCAAGCCAAGCATAAAACtgagaagattaaaataatagtgagaGGAGCTGAAACGTTGTTGGGGTTTAAGGAGGGATCAtgggagaacataaataaaaagttggaggTAGATGGGAGACAAGGAACATCTGATGAAAGTACATGTTAATATTACAATGGAAGGCAAGAAGTTTAATCGCTAACGGACAATAATTTAAAGGTTATATTGATAGTCTTGAAGAACAAccagaaattatttgtgttcatgaaacatggttaaaaacaacaatggattttgtgataaaaggatatGATGGTGTAAGAAGAGATcgacaggagagaagtggaggaggatgtggaatatttattaagcaagggatacaatatcaggtattagggaaagaacttgaatatatagtaattgagatatgggaacaagaaggtaaatttaaaataataaatttttataatccatgtaaaacattgtcaattgaaataatggaggagttaaatgaatatttggaagggaaagtaatttggtgtggagattttaatgcaaatagtacattgtggggtaattgtaatgataaaaatggacaagttatagaagaatgaatggaaataaaaaatctagtatGTATGAATGATGGGAGGGGAACAAGAATCAATGTAAGAACAGGGATGGAAtcagttattgatttaacaatggttTCAAATGGTTTAGCTGGTAGTTGTGAGTGGTGAAAAAATCAACTataggtagtgatcattatcccattacaataagagtaggattaactttaaataataagaatataaatgtcaataaaaaactacattttaataaggcagactggactaaatttagatacttgagtcaaataaacttagagaaagtagatatgagaatggatataaatgatgtaaatttaaaaatttgtaagataatcatggaagcagcagataattctataaagaaagcagggtgtaaaagtaataagataatggtaccatggtggacaaatgaatgtaaagaagcaataaataaaacatttaaggtaataaaaggaaatccaatttattagaatttaattgattataaaagaaagcaagcaatagTAAAGAGAACTATTAAGAaggtaaaaagagaatattggagaaatatCTGTAGCACAAtagagaaagaaacaaaaatagaaaaaatttggaaaataattaaaagaatgaatggcataaagagagagtttgaatatcctttattaaaaataaataatataaatatagtaaaagatgaagataaagttgaaatattggcaagaatatttagtaaaattaacagttcaaataatattagtgaagagggaagaaaaggaagagaaaatacaaaacttatatataaagatgtattacagagtgttgaagaaacaaataatctgttaaatgttgaatttacaaaagctgaattaaattatgcaCTTAGGAAGACATAAAATACAACACCAGGTAAAGATCAAATTTGGTACAGAATGATAAGGCAACTTGGTGGAAAATCGAAAgatataatattacaattatataataaaatatgggaggagggaaaattaccactgagctggaaggaatcaattatagtaccaatagctttaacatcaaatctatgtaaaataatggaaaaaatgattaatagtagactagtatattatttaaataataaaggatatatgtcaaagtatcaaagtggttttagaaaagggaggagtactaatgatccaatgctatgtttagagcatgaaattagaagagcacaggtaaataaagaaagtgtagtggctgtattttttgatatagaaaaagcatatgatatgatgtgggtggaaggattattaattaaattacaaatactgggcattaaagggaaaatatttaaatggatcaaagactttttaacaaataggaaaatacaagttagaattggggaaatgatctcaggaaaatatatagtagaaaatggaactccacaggggagtattataagtccgttattgttttcaattatgataaatgatgtatttaaagatattggaaaagtaatgggatgttcactttttgcagatgatggagctgtttggaaaagaggaaaaaatatagatttcattgtaaagaaattacaagaggttattattgaaatagagaaatgggcgttacaatggggatttaaattttcagttgaaaaaaccaaagtaatgatatttaatcagaaaaaaataaacaaggaaataaaattaaaattatataaccaAGAATTAGAGCAAGTAAAGTATATCaaatttttaggattatggtttgatgaaaaactaaaatggaatatatatattcaaaaagttgttgataaatgtaagaaaatgttaaatattatgagatgcttggctggcagtgactggggagcagataggaaattactaaaacagatttacacaggAATGATAAGATCTAACATAGACTTTGGTTTTATAGTTTACGgttcagcagctaaaacacatctggttaaattagattttatccaacatcaggcattaagattatgtactggagcatttaaaactacaccaacagcagcaatagaaatagaaatgggagaaatgccgttagagttaagaagaataaaactagaaataaattattggttaaatttacaaggtaataacttggatcatccaatttgggaaattttaaatccatgttgggaaaaagaaaagaaagaaatgaagagttttggatggacaattgaaaataaagtaaaataatttaaaatgattgatttagaaattagtcaaacatcaccaatatcaattataccaccatggattctaccagaagcaacagtagatatgtcaataatggaaaagaagcaagataaatcttccatagtagatagttattcagtacagatacatttaaataattatagatatattcaaatatatacagatgcatcaaaaataaatggaaaagtaggaatagcttttgtagtaccagaattcaatctaaaaataggaaaacgaattacagacggcttatcagtatacacaggagaaatattggctatattattagctttacaatgggtagaagacataaaaacattaaaaacagtcatttgctcagattcatgctctgcattattaagtttaaaatataatcaatcagatagtaggatggacattttattagaaatatttcatacgttatacagaatacaaaaaatgggcttgatagttatatttgtgtgggttccagcacatattggagtagaaggaaacgagagggcagataaaatagcaaagaggataattcaaaatcctattagttttatagttaaaacaagtaaatctgagggaaagagttttgttaaaggaaagctgatggaaaaatggcaaaaaaggtgggatgaaggaaaaacaggaagatggttttataaaattcagaagatagtaggagaaagaagaaatgtaagacgaaatagaaaggaggaaagagtgataacaaggttgagatttgggcatacaggacttaattatacactttttaaaattcaaaagcataatactggtaaatgtgattactgtggaaaatatgaaacaatagaacatgttatattagaatgtcataaatatgaaagagaaagaagatatatgagaagagaggttgaaggtattaaggaaaaggttaatttattagatattttgaggaagaatttagggagtaaacatgtacaaatagtgattcattttttaaagaaaataaaattatttcatagaatttgattatagtagataaaattgtgaaagtatggaggatatagaagggtagaatacaatgtaatgtgtaagtatgtctatttgtatatatacatataggtaagatatatttatttatttaatttgtagaattaaatatatatatatataaatagatagaccgacacgaaccacactccataccagtaagtggcggtaatgctactaaaagtttgttgccaaccgccaataaaaccaacaagaagaagaagaagaagaagaagaagaaggaagtATTAACAAATCCTTCACTACGTGGCCGTAAACATGGtgagaaacataaagaaattattgaataaatatttatcttAAAACGAGATTTTAGTGTTTTCCTCTTACCGGATGTTTCGGATTTGAAGCAGGAAGTTTAGACCGTTAGCTTGTAGCTTCGCATTTAGCTTAAATCTACATTTATACGATCATATTTTCAAGTTTTAATAGTTGGGTTGATTTGAGTCCGAGTCTCGGATTGAATCTGGTTTAGCAAACCCATCTGTATCTCgtttaaacagacatttatcGGTTGTTTAACTCAAAATTCTTCCAGATTTACAACACTGTTCATCGCCGAATTGAAATAGaagctttttttgtttagaAATACGTTTTATGATCAGTTTTTACACAGAAAACTGATAATGCCTAAATATTTTCAGATATTTGTTCGGACTTTGGTCTGAAGCCCCTCAGGCCTGACTGGACTGAACCTATCTGAGACgcgttttaaaataaaaccttttaaaataagaacagttttatttaaagctgCTCTACCGCttcatgtttattaaaaaaacaagaccTTTAATCCATTATCCACGCAGACTAATTGCATCAagtttttctaatattttgatatttccTAAAACCTGAATGTTTCCATGTGAAGTCATTTCTCTCCTATGCATTTTTATAAAGAATTAAAATCCTAAGAGGgctgatttattgatttaatGTATGGGTCAAAGTCTCCAGTCTAGTTTTTTGTTCTGATCCTGatgaaaataagagaaaaataaataatttccctCATTTGATACTTCAGGAGTTCCACCTGAAAGTCTGGAGTAAAAACATTAAGTGACAGGATTAGCACAACATGATTCCCAGTTGGAAAAAAGGTTCAGGAGTTCAAGTATCCTACAGACAGAGCAGGATTTCTGCTCACTCTGGAAAAGTTTGGAATCTGTTGtccattgtctaaatgttttatcCATGCATCCGTCCATCTAATTGTATTTCCAGATGTTATTCCCTATTGTATGGTCTTACATCTGTCCTTCCCATCATTCCCAGGTTTTTCCAGGATTTAAAACCTCACAGTAATATCTGTGGTGAATTCATAGTGAAGGGAATGAAAACTaaagtgaaaaatgtgtttgttttcaggCTACAGGAGCGGATCAGGCTGCCGGGATGAGTCTGGTTGTGTTCAGCCTCCTGCTGTTCACATATTACACAGTGTGGGTCATAGTACTGGTAGGTTCTGATTGGGTCCAATCATCTTAGAACCAGAATCACTCATACCAGACTGGTCCTAGGAGGGAAATTAGTTTTATTGTTTGTACTAATTCATTAGTCTAAACACAGTAATATTCCATTTAATTAGCCTCTTAATGAATTTTACAACAGTCTGTTGTATTCCAGGTCAGTTCTGACAAACAGTAGGGTTCACCGTAGAACtgcaagttttctttattttcatgactatgaatattgtagcttcacactgaaggcatcaaaactatgaattaaatcatgtggaattatatactgaacaaaaaagtaactgaaaatatgtcttatattctaggttcttcaaagtagacaccttttactttgattactactccacacactcttggtattctgttgatgagcttcaagaggtcgtcacctgaaatgacagagtgaaggtaaaagggccaacaagtactaagcatctctgggaactccttcaagactgttggaaaaccatttcaggcgacgacctcttgaagctcatcaacagaataccaagagtgtcatagtcatgaaaataaagaaaactctttgaatgagaagatgtgtccaaacTTCTGGTCGGTACTGTAGATAGTATCAGTAATATTCCATAACAGcaataattatattttacatCATTATTGGCTCAGATTTTCCTATTGATGCATCCTTAATTAATAGGAATGTAAATCCTGCCTGATtatgcttttttgtttcttcttgcaGCCTTTTGTGGACGGTGATCATGTCCTTCACAAATATTTCCTCCCTCGGGAATACTCGGTTATCCTGCCCGGAGTCGCTGCAGTAGTCCTGCTGCTGTGTATAGGTTAGAGTCTTATTTCACAGACCTTCTGATGACAACTACTCCATAACAGGCTGAAGCCAAcatgttcctggttctgactcATCAGCTTTTTTTTATCGGTTAATATCAATCCAGTTCCACCTTTCAGGGTGCAACACATTCCAGTAAAACCTGTTACagtgcaggttttcccactttgtCATTTTCCCATCCCTCCGGTGTTTGGAATgtggtttttcattttgttggtGAAAAAGAGTCAGCTGTTAAATCCACGCTGGACTTATTGATGCTGGTGTCACAGAAGTGGGCATTGATGCATCCCCAGCATCACAGAGCCAGGCTCTGGGAGGGGGGAGTTTTTCCTTGAAAATCAACCGTCGTATATTTTCAGTTTGGGAGTGAGATTCCTTAGCTTGACTTTCAGATATTGTCTTTGTCAAAATTCTGCTTTCACTTACAGATATTGTATGGAAGCAAAAAGAGGTAGAGAGCAGAGGTCAAGAGTAACATCTGCTGCTCAACGTTACCAATGACAATGAAaacagtcctccagcagagcgaACAGAGCTGACAGCTCACGTTTACCTGCCAGCAGGAGGAGTTAGATTCAACCAGTAGCAGAAGATATCTGTGTGAGacaaattaaatagtttctgCCCTCAAAAAGGAAAGTACTTCTTACCCGATAAACTTcatgctcacaaacaacagcTGAGGTCAGCTCAGAGTTCTGGctgttgattttatttacataCAGAGTATTAATAAAGTTGGCTTACTGTTATTAATACCTGCATCAGCTGTATTTAGTGTTCTGGATAATTTTGGTGTCACTTATAATACGTTTTTGCTCCACAGGAGCCTTCACCGCAGTCATCATGTGGAAACATGGCAAACCAAAGAAAGTGGACTGAAGTCTGGATGTTTGTGGGACCCATGTGGAGTCAACTCTGTTTTCTGACACCTCCTGTTTAGATGTAAGAGAAGGTCACCTGACCTCTTTTTTCCATGTTTGATCCATTTTGGGGTTAATTGAAACCAGAGGAACTCATTTTTCCACACATGCAGCTGTGACCTGTTCTCACCTCTCCAGTTTGCCCAGTTTGGAAAATCTGAACTTTGGTTCTTCCCAGTAGTTGGTTTACAGAAGACTGAATGTCCTGATGATTTCAGGTCTTCTGGATCTTCTGACTCTGTGTTGCACCTCCTAACAGCTGTTATCCTCCATCTACTATCTCCTCCCAGTGTTCAGACACACTTCAGCAGAGGCTCTCCACTCTCACACCAGATTACATCCATCTGTGGAGAACAGAGAAACTCAACACGGGGCTTCAGGAAGGACATCTGAGTTCAAATAAAACCCAGACTGCTGAGCTTGGCAGGTTCAGTTTGTTATAAGgaatattctgtttttattggatCTAATAACTGGAGATGAAGAAACCTCAAACTGAGGCTGatgtgttaaataatgagaactGAGTGGACGTCTGTCATCGGTTTGAAAAACATCTGAATCTTCTGTAGATATTCTGAGTTTGTTGAGATGGATTTGGATACAGTTTCCAGGCGGACTGTTGttgttttcacaaaaaacaataaagaaatggAAAAGGTTTGTGATggtttgaatttaattttttcattGTCATGACGTAAATAT from Girardinichthys multiradiatus isolate DD_20200921_A chromosome 8, DD_fGirMul_XY1, whole genome shotgun sequence harbors:
- the dpm2 gene encoding dolichol phosphate-mannose biosynthesis regulatory protein, whose translation is MATGADQAAGMSLVVFSLLLFTYYTVWVIVLPFVDGDHVLHKYFLPREYSVILPGVAAVVLLLCIGAFTAVIMWKHGKPKKVD